A region of Necator americanus strain Aroian chromosome I, whole genome shotgun sequence DNA encodes the following proteins:
- a CDS encoding hypothetical protein (NECATOR_CHRI.G2376.T2), which translates to MIASLAVYMPKLTHCRIVFVFFSDKPFSVRAFLYLIMSDGVVQRRRKIQEEPTADRSDENADSAASSEQEDNDKATRLTLMEQILLLGLKDREGYTSFWNDCISSGLRGCVLIELAIRGRIQLESSGMRKKSLLTRKVTVKNSEATGDVILDEALRHMKETNPPETVTSWIEYLSGETWNPLKLRYQLRNVRERLAKNLVEKGVLTTDKQNFLLFEITTHPLSDGNQKTKLIKEVQDAVLSKWTNDVHRMDRKMLSLIILAHASDVLENAFAPLSDQDYEVAMKRVRSLLELEYDVQAEKKGNDSRKAFVSHILVSMCESESPVAVFHVLTSPLPCWIDCIVYLLADAYGFKGTLFIATCSGSDCV; encoded by the exons ATGATTGCTTCTTTGGCGGTTTACATGCCAAAGTTAACGCATTGTCggattgttttcgttttcttctcggATAAG CCATTTTCCGTTCGGGCGTTCCTTTACTTAATCATGTCAGATGGCGTTGTGCAACGGAGGAGGAAGATACAAGAGGAG CCAACAGCCGACCGCAGTGATGAGAATGCTGACTCAGCCGCATCGTCAGAGCAG GAGGACAACGACAAAGCCACACGCTTGACATTGATGGAACAAATCCTTTTGTTAGGACTAAAGGATAGAGAG GGTTACACATCATTTTGGAATGATTGCATCTCGTCCGGTCTACGTGGGTGTGTCTTAATTGAGTTAGCCATACGTGGTCGAATCCAGCTAGAAAGCAGCGGAATGCGCAAAAAGTCGCTTTTGACAAGAAAA GTAACAGTGAAGAACAGCGAAGCAACTGGTGATGTCATCCTCGACGAAGCTCTAAGACACATGAAGGAGACAAATCCTCCTGAAACAGTCACCAGCTGGATCGAGTATCTCAGTGGAGAG ACATGGAATCCTCTCAAGTTACGGTATCAACTGCGCAATGTTCGAGAAAGGCTAGCgaaaaatctggtggagaaaGGGGTCCTCACTACGGACAAGCAGAACTTCCTTCTGTTTGAGATCACAACACATCCTCTTTCTGATGGAAACCAAAAGACTAAGCTGATTAAA GAAGTTCAAGACGCTGTCCTAAGCAAGTGGACGAATGACGTCCATCGAATGGACAGGAAAATGCTTTCGCTTATTATACTTGCTCACGCTTCCGATGTTCTTGAAAATGCATTTGCACCACTAAGTGATCAAGACTACGAG GTCGCTATGAAGAGGGTTCGATCTCTCCTTGAACTGGAATATGACGTTCAGGCCGAGAAAAAAGGCAACGAT TCACGTA AGGCGTTTGTTTCTCATATCCTTGTTTCCATGTGCGAGTCAGAATCACCCGTTGCAGTATTCCATGTATTGACATCGCCGCTGCCGTGTTGGATAGATTGTATTGTCTACTTGTTAGCTGACGCTTATGGGTTTAAGGGAACATTATTTATTGCAACTTGTTCGGGTAGTGATTGTGTGTGA
- a CDS encoding hypothetical protein (NECATOR_CHRI.G2376.T1), producing the protein MSDGVVQRRRKIQEEPTADRSDENADSAASSEQEDNDKATRLTLMEQILLLGLKDREGYTSFWNDCISSGLRGCVLIELAIRGRIQLESSGMRKKSLLTRKVTVKNSEATGDVILDEALRHMKETNPPETVTSWIEYLSGETWNPLKLRYQLRNVRERLAKNLVEKGVLTTDKQNFLLFEITTHPLSDGNQKTKLIKEVQDAVLSKWTNDVHRMDRKMLSLIILAHASDVLENAFAPLSDQDYEVAMKRVRSLLELEYDVQAEKKGNDVMWAVFEAFSK; encoded by the exons ATGTCAGATGGCGTTGTGCAACGGAGGAGGAAGATACAAGAGGAG CCAACAGCCGACCGCAGTGATGAGAATGCTGACTCAGCCGCATCGTCAGAGCAG GAGGACAACGACAAAGCCACACGCTTGACATTGATGGAACAAATCCTTTTGTTAGGACTAAAGGATAGAGAG GGTTACACATCATTTTGGAATGATTGCATCTCGTCCGGTCTACGTGGGTGTGTCTTAATTGAGTTAGCCATACGTGGTCGAATCCAGCTAGAAAGCAGCGGAATGCGCAAAAAGTCGCTTTTGACAAGAAAA GTAACAGTGAAGAACAGCGAAGCAACTGGTGATGTCATCCTCGACGAAGCTCTAAGACACATGAAGGAGACAAATCCTCCTGAAACAGTCACCAGCTGGATCGAGTATCTCAGTGGAGAG ACATGGAATCCTCTCAAGTTACGGTATCAACTGCGCAATGTTCGAGAAAGGCTAGCgaaaaatctggtggagaaaGGGGTCCTCACTACGGACAAGCAGAACTTCCTTCTGTTTGAGATCACAACACATCCTCTTTCTGATGGAAACCAAAAGACTAAGCTGATTAAA GAAGTTCAAGACGCTGTCCTAAGCAAGTGGACGAATGACGTCCATCGAATGGACAGGAAAATGCTTTCGCTTATTATACTTGCTCACGCTTCCGATGTTCTTGAAAATGCATTTGCACCACTAAGTGATCAAGACTACGAG GTCGCTATGAAGAGGGTTCGATCTCTCCTTGAACTGGAATATGACGTTCAGGCCGAGAAAAAAGGCAACGATGTAATGTGGGCCGTGTTCGAGGCGTTCAGCAAATAG